CCTAGATTCAAAGCTTTGTTATCTGATTATATGTATTTGGATGATATCGACGAAAAGGATGTAGAGATCCAAGAAGATCTCTCCAAGACTGTAGATTTCTCCGGTAAGACCACCCATTCCCAACTTGTCTTTTTTTTTTTTTTTGGATTTTCTATAAGATAAATTAAAAATGATATTCAACCTCTATCTCTCTTTATTGCATGCATGGCTCAGAGCGTATCCCAACCGTCAAAGGGATTAGGACAGCCGTCTTCTGGGATGCCGTGGATTGCCCATTCCCTCTTTCTTCCTCTCCTGATGAGATCTACCACTCTATCTCATCAGCTCTTGTGGAAAGGGAGTTTAGTGATAAGATTACAATCTGGGCCTATCTTGATGATGATGACAAGAAAGTTTCACTGGGTGGTAACAAGGAGTGGGCTTCCAGAATCCATTTTCTTCCCGGAGGTGTGATCATTTCCACTCTTTTTCTTTTATATCTTATCTACGCTTTTATACTCTCACTTGCATTTTGATAAATATTTATTTATTTTATTTTCCAGGGGATTCTAGACGTAATCGAATGTTAAATGACATTTATTTATGGGTAAGGGACTCTCCCAGGTCGAACAGGAGGTCTTGTGATACTAATTTGCTCATATTCTCCGATCAGTTCCATGATGACGCCTACTTCACCGATATGCTTCAACAATTGAGTAAAAAAGTTTACAGGCTTCTCTTAGTCACTCCCACTCAGGACATCAACGAACCAGCAAGCCCTGCATGGCCAGGATTGCTTATAGATGAAGGAGCATACTGTTTTCGTGGCACCTGAGTGGTCGTGTTGGGTCTGGGCTGTTACCTGAATTGCTTGCCTCACCAGAAGAAATGGTTACAGCGGTGATTTTGTATCAAACAATAAAAAAACTATGTTTTATTTTCGTTTCTAGATTACAAAGCTAAATGCCTCTGATTTTCTTTTTAACTTTTCATTTGAACCTAAGACTTATTGTATCTTTTTTATGTTATGTTTTATTTTCGTTTCTAGCTTACAAAGCTAAATGCCTATGGTTTTCTTTTTAACTTTTCATTTGAACCTAAGACTTATTGTATCCTTTTTATGTTATGTTTGATTGGTCAAAACATATACCTTTGTTTGACCTTCGAAAACTTGTCTTAGTGTCCTTCTTGTTGCAACCAAAGGAAGGGGGTTCCGTTAGTGGGGGTTGCAAATACATGTTCTGCTTATCTAGCATGGATCAGAGAGGCCTCTTATCGTTCAGGTAATATGTCTCATTTCGTAACCAACAGTTTTTTTTTCTCGTGAGTTGAACAAAAGAATCACATTGATAAAAGTTACTTCAAAATCCTCAAGAACATAAATGAACACATAAACACACCAACCAATCAGAAAAAAAAAAACACTCTTCACAAGCATATATCTATAAAGAACCCATGATATAAGAGAACCAGAACAAAGAAAAAGAAAGTGTCATGAATGTGCCAGAGACGACTTCTTAGAGCTGCTCATCTTACTAGTTTCACTGACAAAGGAAGACCAGAGAGATACTTTATCCCCATCCTTCTTATCCAACCAAGTATCCATCACCCCTATGCGTTGCCTTGGTGTGCTCAGTGATCTAAACTTCTCCTTTGCAGATTCTGTCACGCTCATGTAAGGCTGGAAGCCTTTAAAGCTTTGGTGCCAGCTCTCATCCTCTAATAAACTCTGTTCAAGACGGCTAAAAGATCTCCTTGGGAAAGAAAATGGAGACTCTTGTCCATCATTAGAGTCTTGTCTCTGCAACGTTCTCAGCTTTACTTTTGTCGGTACAAGGATCTCGCTTGGAATGAGAGACTTGGATTCACCCCAATGTTCAAGCCGACAGCTTCTCATTCTCATATCCTTTGTGTGTAATGACTCAAGTAGCATGTGAGGACTTCTTCTCTCCTGAAAAACTACTGTGTGAGCGATGCAACTTGAAATTATGATAATTACTATTTATTTGTATTTTTTTTTTAATAGTTTCCTTGTTTAAATTAGGATTATAATTTCATATAAAATATATGGTTTTATTGACTTGATTAATAAAAATTGAGAGTCTTCTCTTTGAATCTAAATTGTTTTTTTTCTCAGGTATTCCAAGACGAAACTAGATCTTTGCTTTATCGTAGCTTCCACTATATCAAGAATTCAAACGTAAGCTAACCGGTTACATAGAGATCCTAAGAGAGAGAGGGAGGGAGCTTACCCGATGTGACCTGGAGTATTTCAGCATACGCTCACGCATGACCACACCTTCTTGCTTCCTTAACCATATGGCTTTGATGTCTTCCTTCGTGAGAGCGCTACTGTCCCAAACCTTCTGTCCATTGCACTTGACCTTGAGTTCTTCTTTGATCTTGGACCAATGTTTTCCTTCTGTGGTTCTAGTGATGAGACTTGATGCTGAAACTTTGTTGGAGGGTTTAGTCTTCAACAATGTAGAAACACTTCGCCTAACAGCTCGGCCACGGACAATTGCTTGAAGTTTTACAAGAGCCTTAAGTGCTCGCAACGCTTTCCTCGCCTGTTTTGTAACCAGTACGCAAGATCAAACACAGCAAGAGAATAAGCTTCGAGCAGAGACTAGGAGAGTGTCTGACCAGATAAGCCCTGAAGGCACTCTGAATCTTGATAGCTGCTAAGTTTGTATCACGCTTCTTGACAAAATGTTGTGATGTGAAGGCGTTTCCCGCCATCCGGACAACCTCAGCAGCTGCCTTTGCGGCTGCAACCGCTGCTTCAGCTGCTGCTGCCGTGACAATGGCTACATTCATGGCATGTTTTCTTTGATCTTCTGTTGCTTGGTTCAAAGTTCTTGTCTCTTGCACCCTAGTTGAAATCTGATGTCTTAGTTTAAGTCTTCTAAACACCCATCTTAATCTCCTTGACTTCTACAACAAGGAACCATTTTTGATTTAGAAACATGGTATCATAAGAGAGAAAACAAACAAAACCTTCTCTGCTTTCGCTTTAGCCTCGCAGGTGAATAGTCGTTTTATCCAACCGAACCATGACCTCCTCTTTGCCATTACAATGAAGTTCCCTGGAGACAGATGGTAAAGCCTCTTATTGAGTTGATGATCAATGATCACTTGAATGAAAAATCTAGACAGCAACATAATAGACAATAGCATAACAATGCATTGTCTAATAGATATGGCAGAGGAACTCAAAGACATTACCTGTGAACACAAACCAAATGATCTGGAGGATGGAAATGAAGTAGTGATGTGGAGATTCAGACACTTGTGAAGATATGAGTTCAAGTGAATGTCTAAATATAGGATCCTCTCTTGTCTCCTTTTCCAACTGTCACTTTCACTATCTATGATTACTGACTTGTTCAAACTCTCCTTTTTCTTTTGCTTCTCAACCAATCACTTGATATTGGCCCCAACCTCATTTTATCATTTTTAATACTTACATTTATAAACTAATACATTACAAAGTAAACTATCCAATTCATGAACTCTTTTTTCATTATTTCTTTATTGCCACTTTTGGCTTGTGATAAAAGAACATGTGGCTTGTCAACGTATCCATGCTTACAAAAAAGCTTAAGGAATTATGCAAAGATGTAAAGTTGATCATACCATATTATAATGTAATAGTTATGATATTGTATGATACATATATATGCAATGGACTTGTGAAATACTTGCTTGAAGAGAAAAGAAAAATAATGACAACAATGAGTAATAGTACAGTTTAATCATTGATAGAGAAAGAAAAATGAATATATTGAGCTTTGAAGGTCTTTTTAAAAAAATCAATAACTAATTTAAGTTTGGTTTTAATGTACTTGGGGGTAATTGTTGAGGATCCGAAAATGATATTTTTTTTTTAACGATGAATGTTTATGTGATTATATTTACAGTTTTAATTACAAAACAATATTCTAGAACAGATGATCTTTTTTTTTGAACGACTAATGCATTAATTTTAGAAAGAGTTTTACCCGCAGTTGATACTAACTTCAGTTTTTCTTATAAGGTTATATCTTAAAGGGAATGTTTGTTTATAATTTCTAATCTAAGTATCCAACATCCAAAATTGCCCAAAACCCAAAGCATGTACGAATATATATTACAGAATTCCATAATAATTAGCTCAAATGATCACAAATTTTGTTATCTGATGAAGAAAAAAATATATAAATTAGCTGATGGTGGTCCATATAGACTAAAATTCATAGTTGAGTAAATCATTACACCTTTAGTTATCATATTGAAACAATGATGAGCCATGTGATGTGAGTCACATATGATATGGACGTAGGGCGATCAAAATATTCTATATATAGGTTTCATTTTAGCTTCATAATGCATTTGAGTTCCTCGACACATAAAAGGATCCTTTTGAGTTGTTATACAGTCCCACTAGTCTTTACACCATTTTATTTATTTTCCTCCCTTCATTTTTGATGAAAAAGTTAATAAAAGTTCATACTTGTTCAGATAAATTATCATCAATTGGTTAAATCATCATATCAGGGAAATATATCACAAAAACTCTTACAAAATTCATGTATCTATATGATAGTATTTATTAATTAATGATTATATAATCTTAAAATGTAAATTACCCTTGAAGTTGCCTATGTTATACAAATCAATAATCATTATAATCAATAATCATTATAAGATGGTTTTTTCACAACATGATATTTTTATAAATTACACTTTTTTGTGTTTTTTCAATCATTTTTTGCTCTAATACGCAAATTTTTTTAACATAGAAAATATAAAATGTAGAGACCCCACTAGAACTTCTGATATGAGAATAATCCTGCGATTGTAGTGAGAAAAATCATAACTCATAAGAGAAGCAAAATTCATAACCTCAAGTTCTCAAGTTACATGAAGAATGCATCTCCTTTATTAAATCTCTCAGTCACTTTAACAACAAAAATCCCTATATAACAGCTTCTTCTCTCCTTCTTCTACTTCAAGGAGCCCAAATGCTATCCTGCTGTTGTTAACTTCCTCCGATGGATCCCTCGAAACAATTATTAAACTCTCAGGGTTAGTGTCTGATATGTGTTTCTTTAATTAATGTTTTAACATGCAACATTTAACTATATATGCAATCAAAGTAATTTTGAGAAAACAATTTTTAAGAGTAATTTTGATATTGTGAGTGATCAATTTAGAAATTAAACTAAATGAATACAATCCGTGAAGACAAAAACAATCATACGATCTCTTACGTCCAATTGATAAATCAACTGATGGCCATATTTATTGAATAGTTTTCACATCATGCATCTTAAAGTTTTCATAATTAATCAAAACAATATACCAAAATTTCTCTTAAAAAAATTTGAAATCTTTTTAATTTTTAATTTTTATGTTTATTCAAAAAAAAGAAAAAGAGAGATGATAATAGAAATGTTTATTTTGAGAAAACAATTTTTAGGAGTAATTTTGATATTGTGAATGATCAATTTAGAAATTAAACTAAATGAATACAATCCGTGAAGACAAAAACAATCATACAATCGCTTACGTCCAATTGATAAATCAACTGAATGGCCATATGTATCGAATAGTTTTCACATCATGCATCTTAAAGTTTTCATAATTAATCAAAACAATATACCAAAATTTCTCTTAAAAAAAGTTTGAAATCTTTTTAATTTTTAATTTTTATTCAAAAAAGAAAAAGAAAGATGATAATAGAAATGTTTATTTTGAGAAAACAACTTTTAAGAGTAATTTTGATATTGTGAGTGATCAATTTAGAAATTAAACTAAATGAATACAATCCGTGAAGACAAAAACAATCATACAATCGCTTACGTCCAATTGATAAATCAACTGAATGGCCATATGTATCGAATAGTTTTCACATCATGCATCTTAAAGTTTTCATAATTAATCAAAACAATATTCCAAAATTTCTCTTAAAAAAAGTTTGAAATCTTTTTAATTTTAAAATTTTATGTTTATTCAAAAAAATAAAAGAGAAATGATAATAGAAAAAGAATATACCTGCCTTCAAGTGCTTAAGATAGGATTTAGACTCTGATCTGAAGAGAGCGTAGCGCGCAAGGCATTTGTTTTGGTAATGAGCCGAGGCGTGAGAGGGAAGCTTCGCATCGTATATATGATGCGGCGACACTATTGAATACTTCCTTCAAGGTCTTTACTTCACAATCTAGTGAGCGACATCTGAACGTACGACATCGTTTCTTGAGAAAGAGAGAGACATAACAAGATCAAGAAGGAAGAGTGGTGGTAAGAGAGGAAACCATTGTTTGTTTATATAGACAGATGGTGTAAAGTTACCGTTGGTGTTTCTTTTTTTTTTTCCAATTTTTTAAAATTTATCATCCACCGGTAAAGAAATGAAGAAAATGTTAACGTTAGTTCTTTTGGTCCCGAGGAAACAGAGACCTTTCAACGTTTCA
This genomic interval from Brassica oleracea var. oleracea cultivar TO1000 chromosome C2, BOL, whole genome shotgun sequence contains the following:
- the LOC106327149 gene encoding uncharacterized protein LOC106327149, with the translated sequence MGEEGKIIDFESGRLTLLFWNMDDYPIPVGTSDDLGAVSSNMFEALHQMGFRGYMRMQVYSEQQRESYDKDWWMKSLISYVPKCKSYSADFYKLPDITLDIISLTSSVGPGPSNVALIAKPNGELLRVLRCLKSRGHDVLVIDTPPCCPPLFSVESLLEHARLLDGAKPRFKALLSDYMYLDDIDEKDVEIQEDLSKTVDFSERIPTVKGIRTAVFWDAVDCPFPLSSSPDEIYHSISSALVEREFSDKITIWAYLDDDDKKVSLGGNKEWASRIHFLPGGDSRRNRMLNDIYLWVRDSPRSNRRSCDTNLLIFSDQFHDDAYFTDMLQQLSKKVYRLLLVTPTQDINEPASPAWPGLLIDEGAYCFRGT
- the LOC106327148 gene encoding protein IQ-DOMAIN 14-like; its protein translation is MAKRRSWFGWIKRLFTCEAKAKAEKSRRLRWVFRRLKLRHQISTRVQETRTLNQATEDQRKHAMNVAIVTAAAAEAAVAAAKAAAEVVRMAGNAFTSQHFVKKRDTNLAAIKIQSAFRAYLARKALRALKALVKLQAIVRGRAVRRSVSTLLKTKPSNKVSASSLITRTTEGKHWSKIKEELKVKCNGQKVWDSSALTKEDIKAIWLRKQEGVVMRERMLKYSRSHRERRSPHMLLESLHTKDMRMRSCRLEHWGESKSLIPSEILVPTKVKLRTLQRQDSNDGQESPFSFPRRSFSRLEQSLLEDESWHQSFKGFQPYMSVTESAKEKFRSLSTPRQRIGVMDTWLDKKDGDKVSLWSSFVSETSKMSSSKKSSLAHS